From one Pseudanabaena sp. FACHB-2040 genomic stretch:
- a CDS encoding trypsin-like peptidase domain-containing protein, whose product MNNLLKKVAYPVLVLAFQPVFYGNVLEDRSSQVEAQANGISPTPLVRLEDSSDLELNLAAGSQIPAGLSQSDNPAAGRRGVINEDDRVLMTSQSFPWTAVGRINGITAEGENYICTGTLIADAVVLTNAHCVLNPDTGMLSRSIVFLPNLIHGQVASEADVGQVEAVLVGTDFRDRNQPPHPDDWALLKLDQPLGQKYGTVGLSRLDAEALATDPFTEQLIMVAYSSDFPAAAAGETASAHLGCSIVGETEEEVIEHACDTHGGSSGGPIFAIINGEPRIVALNAAEEVDPDSEVGIVNYAVKIERIVAAIEAELATDR is encoded by the coding sequence ATGAATAATTTACTTAAAAAAGTAGCTTATCCAGTATTGGTCTTAGCGTTTCAACCCGTCTTTTACGGGAATGTGCTGGAGGATCGCTCTTCACAAGTCGAGGCGCAGGCGAACGGCATTTCGCCTACACCCCTAGTGCGGTTAGAGGACTCGTCTGACTTGGAACTTAATCTCGCTGCTGGCAGCCAGATTCCGGCTGGACTCAGCCAGTCCGACAACCCCGCTGCAGGCAGACGCGGCGTGATTAATGAAGATGACCGAGTTCTAATGACGAGTCAATCGTTTCCCTGGACCGCGGTTGGCCGCATCAACGGGATCACTGCTGAGGGAGAGAACTACATTTGCACCGGCACCTTAATTGCCGATGCGGTGGTGCTGACCAATGCCCATTGCGTGCTCAATCCAGACACTGGTATGCTCAGCCGCTCAATCGTTTTCTTGCCCAACTTAATCCACGGTCAGGTCGCCAGCGAGGCCGATGTCGGCCAGGTTGAAGCAGTATTAGTCGGTACGGATTTTCGCGATCGCAATCAGCCTCCCCATCCCGATGACTGGGCTTTGCTCAAGCTAGATCAACCTTTAGGGCAGAAATACGGCACAGTGGGGCTGTCAAGGTTAGATGCTGAGGCGCTGGCAACAGATCCTTTCACAGAGCAGCTCATCATGGTGGCTTACTCTAGTGATTTTCCGGCGGCGGCGGCGGGAGAGACCGCTAGTGCCCATTTGGGGTGCAGCATTGTCGGTGAAACAGAAGAAGAGGTAATTGAGCACGCCTGCGATACCCATGGCGGTTCATCAGGCGGGCCAATTTTCGCCATCATCAATGGTGAGCCCAGAATTGTCGCACTCAACGCCGCTGAGGAAGTTGACCCCGATTCAGAGGTAGGAATCGTAAACTACGCCGTCAAAATTGAGCGCATCGTAGCAGCAATTGAGGCTGAGTTAGCCACTGATCGGTGA
- a CDS encoding VOC family protein, protein MKLIPYLNFNGQCETAFKFYEQCLGGKIGDIMTYGKSPMAEQTPSEWHDKIMHAQITVGDQELMGGDSMSEYFEEPKGTSVLLSIEDAGEAERIFEALAENGTVKMPIQETFWAARFGMLVDQFGTPWMINCARID, encoded by the coding sequence ATGAAACTGATCCCTTACCTGAATTTCAATGGTCAGTGTGAAACCGCATTTAAGTTTTACGAACAGTGCTTGGGCGGCAAAATTGGCGACATCATGACCTATGGCAAATCGCCTATGGCCGAGCAAACGCCTTCTGAATGGCACGACAAAATCATGCACGCTCAGATAACTGTGGGCGATCAAGAATTGATGGGGGGTGACAGTATGTCAGAATACTTTGAAGAACCCAAAGGTACCTCTGTGCTACTCAGCATTGAAGATGCTGGAGAGGCAGAGCGTATCTTTGAAGCCCTAGCCGAAAACGGCACCGTCAAGATGCCAATTCAGGAAACCTTTTGGGCAGCCCGCTTTGGTATGCTAGTCGATCAATTCGGCACTCCGTGGATGATTAACTGCGCTCGCATTGACTAA
- a CDS encoding aldo/keto reductase yields the protein MGTFLTFDVLPDQPRDQLQQVMRQFWEAGGRMIDVSPLYGMSGVNVGEPAATLGITDELFIANKIWATGKYLGDDSQALRRLEQSMQRLSRDRIDTLQVHSLVNMEMMVPLLREWKQEGKIRYLGVTHHDLPLYANPVTRWIENGDLDFVQVRYSIFERGVEERILPAAADQETAVLVNMPFEKARLFEVVQGQPLPEFARDIGCENWAQFFLKYVISHLAVTCAIPATTNPAHVVENLGH from the coding sequence ATGGGAACCTTTCTGACCTTTGATGTGTTGCCCGATCAACCTCGCGATCAACTTCAACAGGTGATGCGCCAATTTTGGGAAGCGGGGGGGCGCATGATTGATGTCTCGCCGCTTTATGGCATGTCAGGGGTAAACGTGGGTGAGCCAGCCGCTACTCTTGGCATCACCGATGAATTGTTTATCGCCAACAAAATTTGGGCAACAGGTAAATATCTAGGGGATGACAGTCAGGCTCTGCGCCGGCTAGAACAATCGATGCAGCGGTTGTCGCGCGATCGCATCGATACTCTACAGGTTCACAGCCTGGTGAATATGGAAATGATGGTGCCGCTCTTGCGTGAATGGAAGCAAGAGGGCAAAATTCGTTACCTGGGTGTTACCCACCATGACTTGCCCTTGTATGCTAACCCGGTCACGCGCTGGATCGAGAATGGAGACTTAGACTTTGTGCAGGTTCGCTATTCCATCTTCGAGCGAGGTGTTGAAGAGAGAATTCTCCCGGCAGCAGCGGATCAAGAGACAGCCGTTCTGGTCAACATGCCGTTTGAAAAAGCCCGGTTATTTGAAGTGGTGCAGGGGCAACCCTTGCCAGAGTTTGCCCGTGACATTGGGTGTGAAAATTGGGCACAGTTTTTCTTGAAGTATGTCATCTCCCATCTGGCCGTGACTTGCGCCATTCCAGCCACCACTAATCCTGCTCATGTCGTTGAAAACTTAGGGCATTGA
- a CDS encoding VOC family protein, with protein sequence MARKIFVNLPVKDLNQSIEFFTKLGFSFNSQFTDETATCMIVSRDIFVMLLTHDKFKTFTPKAICDTTQSTEVLVCLSCDSRDEVDTIVRQAVNAGGKTYSDPQDHEFMYGHGFQDLDGHNWELMYMNPSAVDG encoded by the coding sequence ATGGCCCGTAAAATCTTTGTCAACTTACCCGTCAAAGACCTCAATCAGTCGATTGAATTCTTTACCAAGCTTGGCTTTAGCTTCAATTCTCAGTTTACCGATGAAACCGCTACCTGCATGATTGTCAGCAGAGATATCTTCGTCATGCTACTGACCCACGACAAGTTCAAAACCTTTACCCCCAAAGCCATCTGCGACACTACCCAAAGTACCGAAGTGCTGGTGTGCCTATCTTGCGACAGCCGCGACGAGGTCGATACTATAGTGCGCCAAGCGGTTAATGCCGGTGGCAAGACCTACAGCGATCCGCAAGACCACGAATTCATGTATGGCCACGGCTTTCAAGATTTAGATGGCCACAATTGGGAACTGATGTACATGAACCCCAGCGCCGTTGATGGGTAA